Proteins co-encoded in one Streptomyces sp. SLBN-31 genomic window:
- a CDS encoding metallophosphoesterase family protein produces MRCCFSAPLAALAGVPGPCEVLRSGALLAPALLRAASAARSRLPHPHQIAAVHLELVTLTEDRAVITWYTGVPGTDDGFGRMLPALTEGEVVYGTHPSHLNRTAGEDGPTAHHHVELTGLEPGQTYYYQARSRGVAARPTTLHLVRGNAAGTSLHGLGSLGGPYAFTTPQPPPGRHLMSIALCNDLHLGETVAGLVTGFPLLRGVSQEPGLPPYPEIMTRALVEEALRRGADLLLAAGDISAGGGPADLARARGILDGFGTHDRDYFVVRGNHDRPGSEDVDGDGFRRGFGRADESGYFARELGGLRIIGLDTYEKRGNGADSGGLGPEQLAWFRSRLRENREQPTVVFGHHPLTVRDSLFPVSAGQRLGRRQARSIIDAYATTPGVFLHHAGHTHRNKRTLVPQAPHVALQEVGAAKEYPGGFSLLRIHSGGYALNFFKARGAEALEWGERSRRMAGGLWPHHALGRSVTDRNSVVFRDLSGITRPMSPPLAITAAENA; encoded by the coding sequence ATGCGATGCTGCTTCTCCGCTCCTCTCGCCGCCCTCGCCGGAGTCCCCGGCCCCTGTGAGGTGCTGCGCTCGGGAGCCTTGCTCGCTCCGGCCCTGCTCAGGGCCGCCTCCGCCGCCCGCTCACGCCTCCCGCACCCGCACCAGATCGCGGCCGTCCATCTGGAACTGGTCACCCTGACCGAGGACCGCGCCGTCATCACGTGGTACACCGGCGTCCCCGGCACCGACGACGGCTTCGGCCGCATGCTGCCCGCCCTCACGGAGGGCGAGGTCGTCTACGGCACCCACCCGTCCCACCTGAACCGCACCGCGGGCGAGGACGGGCCCACCGCCCACCACCACGTGGAACTCACCGGCCTGGAGCCGGGGCAGACGTACTACTACCAGGCCCGCTCCCGGGGCGTGGCCGCCCGGCCCACCACCCTGCACCTGGTGCGCGGCAACGCCGCGGGCACCTCCCTGCACGGCCTGGGCTCGCTCGGCGGCCCGTACGCCTTCACCACGCCGCAGCCGCCGCCCGGCCGCCACCTGATGTCCATCGCCCTCTGCAACGACCTGCACCTCGGTGAGACCGTCGCCGGCCTCGTGACCGGCTTCCCCCTGCTGCGCGGGGTGTCGCAGGAGCCCGGACTGCCGCCGTACCCGGAGATCATGACGCGGGCCCTGGTGGAGGAGGCCCTGCGGCGCGGAGCGGACCTGCTGCTGGCCGCGGGCGACATATCCGCCGGCGGCGGCCCTGCCGACCTGGCCCGCGCCAGGGGCATCCTCGACGGCTTCGGCACCCATGACCGCGACTACTTCGTCGTCCGCGGCAACCACGACCGGCCCGGCTCGGAGGACGTCGACGGCGACGGCTTCCGCCGCGGGTTCGGCCGCGCGGACGAGTCCGGCTACTTCGCCCGCGAGCTGGGCGGTCTGCGGATCATCGGCCTGGACACCTACGAGAAGCGGGGCAACGGCGCCGACTCGGGCGGGCTCGGCCCCGAGCAACTGGCCTGGTTCCGCAGCCGGTTGCGGGAGAACCGGGAACAGCCCACCGTGGTCTTCGGGCATCATCCGCTGACCGTACGGGACTCGCTCTTCCCCGTCAGCGCGGGACAGCGCCTCGGCCGCCGCCAGGCCCGCTCCATCATCGACGCCTACGCCACCACCCCCGGCGTCTTCCTCCATCACGCCGGCCACACCCACCGCAACAAGCGCACCCTCGTACCGCAGGCCCCGCACGTCGCCCTGCAGGAGGTCGGCGCCGCCAAGGAGTACCCCGGCGGTTTCAGCCTGCTCAGGATCCACTCCGGCGGCTACGCCCTGAACTTCTTCAAGGCGCGTGGCGCGGAGGCCCTGGAGTGGGGCGAGCGCAGCCGCCGAATGGCCGGCGGGCTGTGGCCGCACCACGCGCTCGGCCGCTCGGTCACCGACCGCAACAGCGTGGTCTTCCGCGACCTGTCCGGCATCACCCGCCCCATGTCACCGCCCCTCGCCATCACGGCGGCGGAGAACGCCTGA
- a CDS encoding penicillin acylase family protein, with the protein MRTRRRRLVVAAVALLTAATALPATAAERPSRQEHPSHGGLSAVIRYTEYGIPHIVAKDYPDLGFGTGWAQAADQVCLLADGFTTVRGERSRYFGADATTDRSLSSASTNLASDLYFRGVRRSGTVERLLTHRAPLGPSKDVKDLMRGFAAGYNAWLARNRVTDPACAGAAWLRPVTATDVAVRFYALSVLAGQGSAVDEITGAEPPSGSAATERAAGADALVGLVRDRSADMGSNAVAFSGATTANGRGLLLGNPHYPWQGGRRFWQSQQTIPGRLDVAGGSLLGSPTVSIGYNSRVAWSHTVATGVPFNLTRLTLDPADPTVYLVDGRPERMTKRTVTVPVKGGTSVTRSQWWTRYGPVVADPQGDPPLPWTATTAYALNDPNAANFRFPDTSLGFARARSTAGVLASLKRYQGLPWVNTVAADSAGHSLYTQSQVLPRITDDLAARCSTDLGRITYPQAGLAVLDGSRGDCAIGSDADAVQPGILGPARMPTLKDAPYAENSNDSAWLANEDRPLTGYERVFGDIGTPRSLRTRGGVEDVAAMARRGGLTVRDLQRQQFANRVPAGDLAAADAAKACAALAGGTATAGDGTVVDVSAACPVLAAWGRTMDTHSRGALLFDRFWRKLTAAVPPGRLWKVPFSAADPVRTPNTLNTTAPGFATALADAVAELRGKGTALDARLGDHQYVVRGGERIPVPGGSNRLGVWNVIEPTWDAASGAYTEVPFGSSHIQAVGWDGSGCPVARTLLTYSQSSNADSPHYSDQTRLLAGERWVTARFCEKDVLASPALRVVRVGEHR; encoded by the coding sequence TTGCGCACCCGTAGAAGACGACTGGTCGTCGCGGCCGTCGCGTTACTCACCGCCGCGACCGCGTTGCCGGCCACCGCGGCCGAGCGTCCGAGCCGCCAGGAACATCCCTCGCACGGCGGTCTGTCCGCCGTCATCCGCTACACCGAGTACGGAATCCCGCACATCGTGGCCAAGGACTACCCGGACCTGGGCTTCGGCACCGGCTGGGCACAGGCCGCCGACCAGGTGTGCCTGCTCGCCGACGGCTTCACCACCGTGCGCGGCGAGCGCTCACGCTACTTCGGCGCCGACGCGACGACCGACCGTTCGCTGTCGTCGGCGTCCACCAACCTCGCCAGTGACCTGTACTTCCGGGGCGTACGCCGGTCCGGCACCGTGGAGCGGCTGCTCACCCATAGGGCCCCGCTGGGTCCGAGCAAGGACGTGAAGGACCTGATGCGGGGCTTCGCAGCCGGGTACAACGCGTGGCTGGCCCGGAACCGGGTCACCGACCCCGCCTGCGCGGGCGCCGCCTGGCTGCGGCCCGTCACCGCGACGGACGTGGCCGTCCGCTTCTACGCCCTCTCGGTGCTGGCCGGCCAGGGCAGCGCCGTGGACGAGATCACCGGCGCCGAGCCGCCCTCCGGGAGCGCGGCGACGGAACGGGCCGCCGGGGCCGATGCCCTGGTCGGGCTGGTGCGGGACCGGTCGGCGGACATGGGGTCGAACGCGGTCGCCTTCAGCGGCGCGACCACGGCGAACGGCCGGGGCCTGCTGCTGGGCAACCCGCACTACCCATGGCAGGGCGGACGCCGGTTCTGGCAGTCGCAGCAGACCATCCCGGGCCGGCTCGACGTGGCCGGCGGCTCGCTGCTGGGTTCCCCCACCGTCTCCATCGGCTACAACTCCCGCGTGGCGTGGTCCCACACCGTCGCGACCGGTGTCCCGTTCAACCTGACCCGGCTGACCCTGGACCCGGCCGACCCCACCGTCTACCTGGTCGACGGCAGGCCGGAGCGGATGACGAAGCGGACGGTGACCGTGCCCGTCAAGGGCGGTACCTCCGTGACCCGCAGCCAGTGGTGGACGCGGTACGGCCCGGTCGTCGCCGATCCCCAGGGCGATCCGCCGCTGCCCTGGACCGCGACGACGGCGTACGCGCTCAACGACCCGAACGCCGCCAACTTCCGCTTCCCCGACACCTCGCTCGGCTTCGCCCGGGCGCGCTCGACCGCGGGTGTCCTCGCCTCCCTGAAGCGGTACCAAGGGCTTCCCTGGGTGAACACCGTCGCCGCGGACTCCGCCGGGCACTCCCTGTACACCCAGTCACAGGTGCTGCCCCGGATCACCGACGACCTCGCGGCCCGGTGCTCCACGGACCTCGGCAGGATCACCTACCCGCAGGCGGGTCTCGCGGTGCTCGACGGCTCCCGCGGCGACTGCGCGATCGGCAGTGACGCCGACGCCGTACAGCCCGGCATCCTCGGCCCCGCCCGCATGCCCACGCTCAAGGACGCGCCCTACGCCGAGAACTCCAACGACAGCGCGTGGCTGGCCAACGAGGACCGACCGCTCACGGGCTACGAGCGGGTCTTCGGCGACATCGGCACCCCGCGCTCGCTGCGCACCAGGGGCGGCGTCGAGGACGTCGCGGCGATGGCGCGGCGGGGCGGGCTGACCGTCCGGGACCTGCAACGGCAGCAGTTCGCCAACCGGGTGCCGGCGGGTGATCTGGCCGCCGCCGACGCCGCGAAGGCGTGTGCCGCGCTGGCCGGTGGCACGGCGACGGCCGGTGACGGCACGGTGGTCGACGTCTCCGCGGCCTGTCCCGTGCTCGCGGCCTGGGGGCGGACCATGGACACCCACAGCCGGGGAGCGCTGCTCTTCGACCGTTTCTGGCGGAAGCTGACGGCCGCGGTGCCGCCCGGCCGGCTCTGGAAGGTGCCGTTCTCGGCAGCGGACCCGGTCCGCACCCCGAACACGCTGAACACCACTGCGCCGGGCTTCGCCACGGCCCTCGCCGACGCGGTGGCGGAACTACGTGGCAAGGGCACCGCGTTGGACGCCCGGCTCGGCGACCACCAGTACGTCGTCCGGGGTGGCGAGCGCATCCCCGTACCGGGCGGCTCGAACCGGCTCGGTGTGTGGAACGTGATCGAGCCGACGTGGGACGCGGCGAGCGGGGCCTACACGGAGGTGCCGTTCGGGTCCAGCCACATCCAGGCCGTCGGCTGGGACGGCAGCGGCTGCCCGGTGGCCCGCACGCTGCTGACGTACTCCCAGTCGTCGAATGCCGACTCGCCCCACTACAGCGACCAGACGCGGCTGCTGGCCGGTGAGAGGTGGGTGACGGCCCGGTTCTGCGAGAAGGACGTCCTGGCCTCGCCCGCGCTGCGGGTGGTCCGGGTCGGCGAACACCGCTGA
- a CDS encoding acyl-CoA synthetase, translating to MTQGQGSTVDGVLRRSARRTPARVAIEYADRRWTYQELDEAVSRAASVLLGRGLAPGDRVGAYGHNSDAYLIGFLACARAGLVHVPVNQNLTGDDLAYIVGQSGSSLVLADPDLAPRLADGVRTLPLRDAEDSLLARLATAPAYDGPEPRTEDLVQLLYTSGTTALPKGAMMTHRALVHEYLSAITALDLSAGDRPAHSLPLYHSAQMHVFLLPYLAVGATNIILDAPDGDRLFDLIEAGRVDSLFAPPTVWIGLANRPDFATRDLDGLRKAYYGASIMPVPVLERLRERLPKLGFYNCFGQSEIGPLATVLAPDEHKGRMDSCGRPVLFVDARVVDENGKEVPDGTPGEIVYRSPQLCEGYWDKPEETAEAFRDGWFHSGDLAVRDAHGYYTIVDRVKDVINSGGVLVASRQVEDALYTHDAVAEVAVVGLPDERWVEAVTAIVVPRRDVTEAELIEHARQKLSPFKAPKRVVFVTELPRNASGKILKRRLRDRFGT from the coding sequence ATGACGCAGGGACAGGGCAGCACGGTTGACGGGGTGCTGCGGCGCAGCGCCCGGCGCACCCCGGCGCGGGTCGCGATCGAGTACGCCGACCGCAGGTGGACGTACCAGGAACTCGACGAGGCCGTCTCGCGCGCGGCGAGCGTCCTCCTCGGCCGGGGCCTGGCCCCCGGCGACCGGGTCGGCGCCTACGGCCACAACAGCGACGCGTACCTGATCGGCTTCCTGGCCTGTGCCCGCGCCGGACTCGTGCACGTCCCGGTCAACCAGAACCTGACCGGCGACGACCTCGCCTACATCGTCGGCCAGTCCGGCAGCTCCCTGGTCCTCGCCGACCCCGACCTGGCGCCGCGGCTCGCCGACGGTGTGCGGACGCTGCCGCTGCGCGACGCCGAGGACTCCCTGCTGGCCCGGCTCGCGACGGCCCCCGCGTACGACGGCCCGGAGCCGCGCACCGAGGACCTCGTGCAGCTGCTGTACACCTCGGGCACCACGGCCCTGCCCAAGGGCGCGATGATGACCCACCGCGCCCTGGTCCACGAGTACCTGAGCGCGATCACCGCACTCGACCTCAGCGCCGGCGACCGCCCCGCGCACTCGCTGCCGCTGTACCACTCGGCGCAGATGCACGTGTTCCTGCTGCCCTACCTCGCGGTCGGCGCCACGAACATCATCCTCGACGCCCCCGACGGCGACCGCCTCTTCGACCTGATCGAGGCCGGCCGCGTGGACAGCCTGTTCGCGCCGCCCACGGTGTGGATCGGCCTCGCCAACCGCCCCGACTTCGCCACCCGCGACCTCGACGGGCTGCGCAAGGCGTACTACGGCGCCTCGATCATGCCGGTGCCCGTCCTGGAGCGTCTGCGCGAGCGGCTGCCGAAGCTCGGCTTCTACAACTGCTTCGGGCAGAGCGAGATCGGCCCCCTCGCCACCGTGCTGGCGCCCGACGAGCACAAGGGCCGCATGGACTCCTGCGGCCGGCCCGTCCTCTTCGTCGACGCCCGCGTGGTCGACGAGAACGGCAAGGAAGTGCCCGACGGCACCCCCGGCGAAATCGTCTACCGCTCCCCGCAGTTGTGCGAGGGGTACTGGGACAAGCCCGAGGAGACCGCCGAGGCCTTCCGCGACGGCTGGTTCCACTCCGGCGACCTCGCGGTGCGCGACGCGCACGGCTACTACACGATCGTCGACCGGGTGAAGGACGTCATCAACTCCGGTGGCGTACTGGTCGCTTCACGCCAGGTCGAGGACGCCCTGTACACGCACGACGCCGTCGCCGAGGTGGCCGTGGTGGGCCTGCCCGACGAGCGGTGGGTCGAGGCCGTCACGGCGATCGTCGTCCCCCGCCGGGACGTCACGGAGGCCGAACTCATCGAGCACGCCCGCCAGAAACTCTCCCCGTTCAAGGCGCCGAAGCGGGTGGTGTTCGTGACGGAACTGCCGCGCAACGCCAGCGGGAAGATCCTCAAACGGCGCCTGCGGGACCGCTTCGGCACGTGA